From Myxococcales bacterium, the proteins below share one genomic window:
- a CDS encoding tetratricopeptide repeat protein produces MSNEKLPDFSDIDWDAALDEWEQRVVVAPGDDPDKGKGKDEGSAAAAAPPKAPKPPPPSQPTMAMAVEPRVSRPEPSGGEERRGGLGPLFARGKSVSPPARTSQPPTVPPFGTPSDASDLHSPDLRTPVPDPPARADDRVPDSARTRAVEYEPPPRAEKPARALPTFADKSSDDAQTRAFTMAELTQGSLDDDELPAEKIPTAPPPADAAPADPAFFDRAPPEGRTRAISLEELAAAGEIDVEGDLTSTRATRGAPRLRPRAPSQPTLVAEPLGETSPTSESSATGAFGRIDDGPSLDDDIADAPTGVPAAVKPQTSPKAPPPVQLDPLPLEPSAGGFVPRSEVFRPPPTFEAERPAHDWLDGAALDTLRERASWLEDEARALEDAEDRARALLSVSELRAIAGDADTAVALAAEARQIAPHLPLTWAQTRGLTPPSAPHALEELDAEVPHARTAAARVHATLLAADVARASSDLDGARARWEQATKLDPVDVRAPLALAADALGRRDHTSPSLRLSEVREFEPLDKAVSHILALRGAPRSEGLPDALVPNDAIRRLRHFVDLRDFASAQATAAEIGRVVGLTKAAAWLSSAFGALAIGTRKASQKTLRSLSEAGDRLARRAHVARSLELSDKEAVLGALTSPDAFSPEEIAVLTALAGGDPRPSLEPLGEALDVLRAALCGATFEGESRASHVAGDVPARAKVRLARLAAAGAATAGLAAAHGDLGEPTRAEDAVLTFRAIVDGDANVLGEALATLASSADTSRARDRHLARALVAERSGDRMRAAVALRAARDGSSPAESWTRMAIAADDALDVTTELLETARGLSGATAAILRLEATTREDLPDETRQAEIVAAHADAPGLGLAAFFAERGARRAGDEAEVLRWTRERRQASEDALELALDGVREALLVADVDMPLAAERVAEAHAAFPNDVALRELYERLDPQAPRAPFREAQSAISTGDAKALFAMQAALEHVAHHDTENALAQTRRAVEAGADGPATVWLDRLEIEAGEASRLADVLLEEAKAAETPGLRREAYERLAELDAKGRKDQASALLWHRSVLEEEPSHLPSLRYIEHSLVGEGRDAELDPVFVSIAQALGSGSAPECSAHAYAACELRTRAPEGGGWETAFDVVKLAYESAPTLWATRALYSHARARKDDALVLVALSRLLDESTRASETASLLLRASEAAARLGSPEDAKTYLERAAAADPGDVITWGFLAEVRSHAGDLRGAAEACESQARTSVVREHQLVAWYDAARTWLESLGDEERGVLALEQAAMLDASYADVYDRLFALYTAQKKDVALAELLESRLATIEDPEARVSLEVQLGRALAEMGDVARAREVLKAALDVRPDHREALFTVADIYVKEGAHEEAESAYVALSRLALSSAESVRVFDALATLYAGPLGNLGRAEVALQEVLKHAPDDVATLEKLVAVYRRRNDVPRAVEVKQQVVGLAKTPEDRLARLVELSQIHETTGRDPRKAEQTLEAARKEFPLSVVALRALAEFFARHNQQPAMHVLLDRAASDARRAFAGGRFVTSLFETLATAYELRGKADAARVVSATLAAISDQPSDLRGAELAAASAELDDLLAPEVLSPALRGLLARAGDGLDRGNPMDSEGLDAIPLDPSSPLAPLIKGAGNAMGLSGLLVLVSPRVGAVALPKTSTPPTIVLGERLLGMGSDKARAFLIVRALKLVSVRASALVRGKSEEVNALVSAWLSLFNPSWKPANVPQGLLGDMQKRLRPTMPAEDAGLGVMALEAAGQLGTSGPQLRSAIMGWANRVALLAVGDPGAALDAIAWTMKEDHAPHGAEERPAWVARNAEARDLMTFSVSDAYAEARSRLGL; encoded by the coding sequence ATGAGCAACGAGAAGCTGCCCGATTTTTCCGACATCGACTGGGACGCGGCGCTCGACGAGTGGGAGCAGCGAGTCGTCGTTGCCCCGGGCGACGACCCCGACAAGGGCAAAGGGAAGGACGAGGGGTCGGCCGCTGCCGCCGCGCCACCGAAGGCGCCGAAGCCCCCTCCCCCGTCCCAGCCGACGATGGCCATGGCCGTCGAGCCGCGCGTCTCACGACCCGAACCGTCCGGCGGAGAGGAGCGACGTGGGGGGCTCGGACCGCTCTTCGCGCGAGGCAAGTCGGTCTCGCCGCCGGCGCGCACGTCGCAACCACCGACCGTCCCCCCCTTCGGCACACCCTCGGATGCGAGCGACCTCCACTCGCCGGATCTGAGGACCCCCGTCCCCGACCCGCCCGCCCGCGCCGACGACCGAGTGCCCGACAGTGCGCGCACCCGCGCGGTCGAGTACGAGCCGCCTCCGCGCGCCGAGAAGCCCGCGCGCGCGCTCCCGACGTTCGCCGACAAGTCATCGGACGACGCGCAGACGCGCGCCTTCACGATGGCCGAGCTGACGCAGGGGAGTCTCGACGACGACGAGCTCCCGGCCGAGAAAATCCCGACCGCGCCGCCGCCCGCGGACGCGGCCCCGGCCGATCCCGCGTTCTTCGACCGAGCCCCTCCAGAGGGGCGAACGCGAGCGATTTCGCTCGAAGAGCTCGCCGCAGCGGGCGAGATCGACGTCGAGGGCGACCTCACCTCGACACGAGCCACGAGGGGCGCGCCTCGGCTCCGCCCCCGAGCCCCGAGCCAGCCGACCCTCGTGGCCGAGCCACTCGGCGAGACGAGCCCGACCTCGGAGAGCAGCGCGACGGGGGCGTTCGGGCGCATCGACGATGGCCCCTCCCTCGACGACGACATCGCGGACGCACCCACCGGAGTGCCCGCGGCGGTCAAGCCTCAGACGAGCCCGAAGGCCCCCCCGCCCGTCCAACTCGATCCGCTCCCCCTCGAGCCGTCGGCGGGTGGCTTCGTGCCGCGCAGCGAGGTCTTTCGCCCACCACCGACGTTCGAGGCCGAGCGCCCCGCCCACGACTGGCTCGATGGAGCCGCGCTCGACACACTCCGCGAGCGGGCCTCGTGGCTCGAAGACGAGGCGCGGGCCCTCGAGGACGCCGAAGACCGCGCGCGCGCCCTCCTGTCGGTGAGCGAGCTACGCGCCATCGCCGGTGACGCCGACACGGCCGTGGCGCTCGCCGCCGAGGCTCGCCAGATCGCGCCTCACTTGCCGCTCACGTGGGCACAGACGCGCGGCCTCACGCCGCCGTCCGCTCCGCACGCCCTCGAAGAGCTCGACGCCGAGGTGCCGCACGCCCGTACGGCCGCGGCGCGCGTGCACGCGACGCTCCTCGCCGCCGACGTCGCGCGTGCGTCGAGCGATCTCGACGGTGCGCGGGCGCGGTGGGAGCAAGCGACCAAGCTCGATCCGGTCGACGTGCGCGCCCCGCTCGCGCTCGCGGCGGACGCGCTTGGCCGTCGCGACCACACGAGCCCGAGCCTCCGGCTGTCCGAAGTTCGTGAGTTCGAGCCCCTCGACAAGGCGGTGTCGCACATTCTCGCACTCCGCGGCGCCCCACGTTCGGAAGGCCTCCCGGACGCTCTCGTACCCAACGACGCGATCCGCAGGCTTCGCCATTTCGTCGACCTCCGAGACTTCGCCTCGGCGCAGGCCACCGCCGCGGAGATCGGGCGCGTCGTCGGGCTGACGAAGGCCGCCGCGTGGCTCTCGTCCGCCTTCGGTGCCCTCGCCATCGGCACGCGTAAGGCCTCGCAAAAGACGCTGCGGAGCCTGTCCGAAGCGGGCGATCGCCTCGCGAGGCGCGCTCACGTCGCGCGGAGCCTCGAGCTCTCGGACAAGGAGGCGGTGCTCGGGGCCCTCACGAGCCCCGACGCCTTCTCGCCCGAAGAGATCGCGGTCCTCACGGCGCTTGCCGGCGGCGACCCGCGGCCCTCGCTCGAGCCCCTCGGTGAAGCGCTCGACGTGCTCCGAGCGGCCTTGTGCGGAGCGACTTTCGAAGGAGAATCGCGCGCCTCGCACGTCGCGGGGGACGTGCCCGCGAGAGCGAAGGTGCGTCTCGCGCGCCTCGCCGCCGCCGGCGCAGCGACCGCCGGGCTCGCGGCGGCCCACGGCGACCTCGGCGAGCCCACGAGGGCCGAGGACGCCGTGCTCACGTTCCGCGCCATCGTAGACGGAGATGCGAATGTCCTCGGCGAAGCGCTCGCGACGCTCGCAAGCTCCGCGGACACGTCACGCGCAAGGGACCGACACCTCGCGCGCGCCCTCGTCGCCGAACGGAGCGGCGATCGGATGCGCGCGGCCGTCGCGCTCCGAGCGGCGCGCGACGGCTCGAGCCCGGCCGAGAGCTGGACGCGCATGGCCATCGCCGCCGACGACGCGCTCGACGTCACGACGGAGCTGCTCGAGACGGCGCGCGGGCTCTCGGGGGCGACGGCCGCCATCCTCCGGCTGGAGGCCACGACACGGGAAGACCTTCCCGACGAGACCCGTCAGGCCGAAATCGTCGCCGCTCACGCGGACGCTCCCGGGCTCGGTCTCGCGGCTTTCTTCGCCGAACGTGGCGCGCGCCGCGCGGGAGACGAAGCCGAGGTCCTCCGGTGGACGCGCGAGCGCCGGCAGGCGTCCGAGGACGCGCTCGAGCTCGCCCTTGACGGCGTCCGCGAGGCGCTCCTCGTCGCCGACGTCGACATGCCCCTCGCGGCGGAGCGGGTCGCCGAGGCTCACGCCGCCTTCCCGAACGACGTCGCGCTCCGCGAGCTCTACGAGCGCCTCGATCCGCAGGCGCCGCGGGCTCCCTTCCGGGAGGCCCAGTCCGCGATCTCGACGGGCGACGCAAAAGCGCTCTTCGCGATGCAGGCTGCCCTGGAGCACGTCGCGCACCACGACACGGAGAACGCCCTCGCCCAGACTCGACGAGCGGTCGAGGCGGGCGCCGACGGACCAGCCACGGTCTGGCTCGATCGCCTCGAGATCGAGGCCGGTGAGGCCTCTCGGCTCGCCGACGTCTTGCTCGAAGAGGCCAAGGCCGCGGAGACCCCCGGGCTTCGTCGCGAAGCCTACGAGCGCCTCGCCGAGCTCGACGCCAAAGGGCGCAAGGACCAGGCGAGCGCACTCCTCTGGCACCGCTCCGTCCTCGAAGAGGAACCGTCGCATCTCCCCAGCCTTCGCTACATCGAGCACTCCCTCGTCGGCGAAGGGCGCGACGCGGAGCTCGATCCGGTGTTCGTCTCGATCGCGCAGGCGCTCGGATCGGGGAGCGCTCCCGAGTGCTCGGCCCACGCGTACGCCGCGTGCGAGCTCCGGACGCGCGCCCCCGAGGGCGGTGGGTGGGAGACCGCGTTCGACGTCGTCAAGCTCGCGTACGAGTCGGCTCCCACCTTGTGGGCGACACGCGCACTCTATTCTCACGCGCGGGCCCGCAAGGACGACGCCCTCGTGCTGGTGGCACTCTCGCGCCTCCTCGACGAGTCGACGAGGGCCTCGGAGACGGCCTCTCTCCTCCTCCGAGCGAGCGAGGCCGCGGCCCGGCTCGGCTCTCCCGAAGACGCAAAAACCTACCTCGAGCGCGCCGCGGCCGCCGATCCGGGCGACGTCATCACGTGGGGCTTCCTCGCCGAGGTTCGCTCTCACGCCGGCGATTTGCGCGGCGCCGCTGAGGCTTGCGAGAGTCAGGCCCGCACGAGCGTGGTGCGCGAGCATCAGCTCGTCGCTTGGTACGACGCGGCCCGGACCTGGCTCGAGTCGCTCGGTGACGAGGAGCGCGGGGTGCTCGCTCTCGAGCAGGCGGCCATGCTCGATGCGAGCTACGCCGACGTCTACGATCGCCTCTTCGCCCTCTACACGGCCCAGAAGAAGGACGTCGCCCTCGCCGAGCTCCTCGAGTCGAGGCTCGCGACGATCGAGGATCCGGAGGCGCGCGTGTCGCTCGAGGTTCAGCTCGGGAGGGCCCTCGCCGAAATGGGCGACGTCGCACGGGCGCGCGAGGTCCTCAAGGCGGCGCTCGACGTGCGCCCGGACCACCGCGAGGCGCTCTTCACCGTCGCCGACATCTACGTGAAAGAGGGCGCGCACGAAGAAGCCGAGAGCGCCTACGTGGCCCTCTCGCGACTCGCGCTCTCGTCGGCCGAGTCGGTGCGTGTCTTCGACGCGCTGGCGACCCTCTACGCGGGGCCTCTCGGGAACCTCGGCCGGGCGGAGGTCGCGCTCCAAGAGGTGCTCAAACACGCGCCCGACGACGTCGCCACGCTCGAGAAGCTCGTGGCCGTCTACCGTCGGCGCAACGACGTCCCCCGCGCGGTCGAGGTCAAGCAGCAGGTCGTCGGCCTCGCCAAGACGCCCGAAGACCGGCTGGCACGCCTCGTCGAGCTGTCTCAAATCCACGAGACGACGGGCCGGGATCCACGAAAGGCCGAGCAGACGCTCGAGGCCGCCCGAAAGGAATTTCCCTTGTCGGTCGTGGCCCTCCGCGCGCTCGCCGAGTTCTTCGCGCGGCATAACCAGCAGCCCGCGATGCACGTGCTGCTCGATCGCGCGGCGAGCGACGCACGGCGAGCGTTCGCGGGTGGACGCTTCGTCACGTCCCTCTTCGAGACCCTCGCGACCGCGTACGAGCTGCGTGGCAAGGCCGACGCGGCACGCGTCGTGTCCGCGACGCTCGCGGCCATCTCCGACCAACCCTCCGACCTTCGTGGCGCCGAGCTCGCGGCGGCCAGCGCGGAGCTCGACGATCTGCTCGCGCCCGAGGTGCTGAGCCCCGCGCTGCGGGGTCTCCTCGCCCGCGCGGGCGACGGCCTAGATCGCGGAAACCCCATGGATTCCGAAGGTTTGGACGCCATTCCTCTCGACCCTTCGTCGCCGCTGGCGCCGCTCATCAAGGGCGCGGGCAACGCGATGGGGCTCTCGGGGCTGCTCGTGCTCGTCTCGCCGCGCGTCGGCGCCGTGGCGCTGCCGAAGACGAGCACACCTCCCACGATCGTCCTCGGGGAGCGCCTCCTCGGCATGGGGAGCGACAAGGCCCGCGCGTTCCTCATCGTTCGCGCTCTCAAGCTCGTCTCGGTACGCGCTTCGGCCCTCGTGCGCGGCAAGTCCGAGGAGGTCAACGCGCTCGTCTCGGCGTGGCTCTCGCTCTTCAACCCGAGCTGGAAGCCCGCGAACGTACCCCAGGGGCTGCTCGGCGACATGCAGAAGCGCCTCCGCCCCACGATGCCCGCCGAAGACGCAGGTCTCGGGGTCATGGCGCTCGAGGCGGCCGGGCAGCTTGGGACGTCCGGTCCTCAGCTACGTTCCGCGATCATGGGCTGGGCGAACCGCGTCGCGCTGCTCGCCGTCGGAGATCCCGGGGCCGCGCTGGATGCCATCGCGTGGACGATGAAGGAAGACCACGCACCTCACGGCGCGGAGGAGCGCCCGGCGTGGGTGGCTCGCAACGCCGAGGCGCGTGACCTCATGACGTTCTCGGTCAGCGACGCGTACGCGGAGGCGCGCTCCCGCCTCGGCCTGTAA
- a CDS encoding tetratricopeptide repeat protein has product MTAPESPRSAPKLPDADHAAPPTGDESSAAALSRLRAEVEHAGDTMRKARLLYEIGELEEQSGNDGEAARDYLAAFNTEPEFHEALEGLARTLGKKRSPTNYGRLLEKLVQAADSPDERARALVARASFLESQGDLEGARGAFRDAIDAQASPNEAAPAWLGLEIVAAKLQDGPLREEALLGRAELSGDPTWRGLLLVDAGHLAETSGEIDRAIELFERARALDAGATWIATRALSACLAGSTADDGANRGRRASDVLEAEASLVLDARTSPETGARHGVPRTVPVAHAIERLVTAAGYARLGGDMDHARALLDRAARVLDETEGERESPSFTRKLVLASRIRIAEIVGDVGAAARDAAAWLPHETDGRLAAALAMRVAEEAASRGAGREALAAVTTATQRDPMCVPARALELDLLADAPDVLPFLDRLEGLEPSFPTAEARGRAALLGAFLSATRARDVERAKRALDRARAATVSPETTARLGRSLAKALGDDAFYRDETIRLFGTLSPDVATDERLAVAYELLHERVAAKDVEGAKEALARLEGLDDGKEIVRLASVFVPSLGSDDRTSSAIAELDSGAHGTDDSRTFGLLSALLAASRGHGEAAVARARVLAEEEPTDPFSAYLYADLSRRFGAQETDVASTLEGAARSMADAPLAAAMHLEAAFLRARVGRFAEAQLAFRAAKELDSAAEVAHAWAERTQNLEAPDARRAALDAAEERLGSGEWLLERAANAIAADDLPEARRALERAEEVDHEAIPLAAALAVLGSADADTDADAMDRALRRVALLGPEGSLFAAGERTRLARDLGHDDLAEAAGSWFAAGGGLGAGVEWLSAAMAAGDGMREVTAREALAEALQDEAREGVAASARLFDRVLDAQTPKALVSGTSHAVRLANLELSPPGSDPRRRAAALDRLGNALGEDTDADVAALSAWSTYYAGDKRAAFDLFRSATAARAGDLGSWEGVRTCAHELNDLTTFAVASEQLGSRMANAARAAVHWEQAGLSWLELGQEQRAEAALDQAVYRDPGRLVAFDKLFRRVRDRKDSDKVLDLVERRLGHTDDSEEVARLYWEQSRALREKGDLDGALYALENVQTIDPDHVGALALMGEIYIRRGRYEEAASYLSRLAHVDGAPAKNRITAGVAAVDLYENKLSRQDLALGVLLTLHRAKISTLPVRERLARAAARTGSWEPASSILEELMVERDTREGRIEAARLAMVIYRDRLKAPSRGVKAVTKLLDEAPTDGEGIDFLVEHDIERESRRHLLDRARTSLLEALRREPGTPAHAKRLARVTRSLGEPVLEHAALSVALATNGPDGSLEQMLAQLSANKPRAPQLAMTDALLKRVLAPGDDGPLAQLFGLLGPTIAEALGPTLAALGVTKKERVDPRSGLALRNEIAAWAGAFGIADFELYVGGKDPTAVQGVPGEVPALVVGTGVMAPLSPQIRSRVARELLSIVRGTVVTRWRDDTTIAAIAVAACNIVEVRMTSPPYAILAEVERALSKAIARKTKKAIEPVCQALAQQPRDAKTWVPRAIASQHRVSAIASGDASVVLADAFGLSLQDLPRVAREDLRCADLLRFVLSPDYFDIRRLLGLEASA; this is encoded by the coding sequence ATGACCGCACCCGAATCGCCACGTTCCGCCCCCAAGCTCCCCGACGCCGACCACGCCGCTCCGCCCACCGGCGACGAGTCTTCGGCCGCCGCGCTCTCCCGGCTCCGAGCCGAGGTCGAGCACGCCGGCGACACGATGCGAAAGGCTCGCCTGCTCTACGAGATCGGCGAGCTCGAGGAGCAAAGCGGCAACGACGGCGAGGCTGCCCGCGACTACCTCGCGGCGTTCAACACGGAGCCCGAGTTCCACGAGGCGCTCGAGGGCCTCGCACGAACCCTCGGAAAAAAGCGCTCTCCGACGAACTACGGACGCCTCCTCGAGAAGCTGGTCCAAGCCGCCGACTCGCCCGACGAGCGGGCACGCGCCCTCGTGGCGCGAGCGTCTTTCCTCGAGTCCCAAGGCGATCTCGAGGGAGCGCGCGGCGCGTTCCGAGACGCGATCGACGCACAAGCCTCACCGAACGAGGCCGCGCCCGCCTGGCTCGGGCTCGAGATCGTGGCCGCCAAGCTCCAGGACGGCCCCCTCCGTGAAGAAGCGCTCCTCGGCCGCGCCGAGCTTTCGGGCGACCCGACCTGGCGAGGGCTCTTGCTCGTCGACGCAGGTCACCTCGCGGAGACGTCGGGGGAGATCGATCGGGCCATCGAGCTCTTCGAGCGGGCGCGCGCGCTCGACGCGGGTGCGACGTGGATCGCGACCCGCGCGCTTTCGGCTTGTCTCGCGGGGAGCACCGCCGACGATGGGGCGAACCGGGGACGTCGAGCCTCGGACGTCCTCGAGGCCGAAGCCTCGCTCGTGCTCGATGCACGCACGAGCCCCGAGACCGGGGCTCGGCACGGCGTACCCCGGACGGTCCCCGTCGCGCATGCAATCGAGCGTCTCGTCACGGCGGCCGGCTACGCTCGCCTCGGCGGGGACATGGACCACGCGCGGGCGCTGCTCGACCGCGCCGCCCGGGTCCTCGACGAGACCGAGGGAGAGCGCGAGTCCCCCTCGTTCACGCGAAAGCTCGTGCTGGCATCGCGGATCCGCATCGCCGAGATCGTCGGTGACGTCGGCGCGGCGGCTCGGGACGCAGCGGCGTGGCTCCCTCACGAGACCGACGGTCGGCTCGCTGCGGCGCTCGCCATGCGCGTCGCCGAAGAGGCGGCGAGCCGCGGGGCCGGGCGGGAGGCCCTCGCCGCCGTCACGACGGCGACGCAGCGCGACCCGATGTGCGTGCCGGCGCGCGCGCTCGAGCTCGATCTCCTCGCCGACGCCCCCGACGTCCTCCCCTTCCTCGATCGGCTCGAAGGGCTCGAGCCGTCGTTCCCGACGGCCGAAGCGCGCGGGCGCGCAGCCCTCCTCGGCGCCTTCCTCTCCGCGACGCGCGCGCGTGACGTGGAGCGAGCCAAGCGGGCGCTCGATCGGGCCCGTGCGGCGACAGTCTCCCCGGAGACGACGGCGCGCCTCGGGCGAAGCCTCGCGAAGGCGCTCGGCGACGATGCGTTCTACCGCGATGAAACCATTCGACTTTTTGGTACTCTTTCGCCCGACGTAGCGACCGACGAGCGGCTCGCCGTCGCCTACGAGCTCCTCCACGAGCGCGTCGCCGCGAAGGACGTGGAGGGAGCGAAAGAGGCGCTCGCGCGGCTCGAAGGGCTCGACGACGGCAAGGAGATCGTGCGTCTCGCCTCCGTCTTCGTGCCGAGCCTCGGCTCGGACGATCGCACCTCGTCGGCCATCGCCGAGCTCGACTCCGGCGCCCATGGCACGGACGACTCGCGCACCTTCGGCCTTCTGTCGGCGCTGCTCGCGGCCTCCCGTGGGCATGGCGAGGCGGCGGTCGCGCGCGCGCGGGTGCTCGCGGAGGAAGAGCCCACCGACCCGTTCTCCGCCTATCTCTACGCCGACCTGTCGCGGCGCTTCGGGGCTCAAGAGACGGACGTCGCCAGCACGTTGGAGGGAGCCGCTCGCTCGATGGCCGACGCGCCGCTCGCCGCGGCGATGCACCTCGAGGCCGCCTTCCTGAGAGCGCGTGTGGGGCGCTTCGCGGAGGCACAATTGGCCTTCCGCGCCGCCAAGGAGCTCGATTCGGCAGCCGAGGTGGCGCACGCGTGGGCCGAGCGGACGCAGAACCTCGAGGCGCCCGACGCGCGGCGCGCGGCGCTCGATGCGGCCGAGGAGCGGCTGGGGTCGGGAGAGTGGCTCCTCGAACGCGCCGCGAACGCCATCGCGGCCGACGACCTCCCCGAAGCGCGGCGCGCGCTCGAGCGTGCCGAAGAGGTCGATCACGAAGCCATCCCTCTCGCCGCGGCGCTCGCGGTGCTCGGCTCCGCCGACGCCGACACCGACGCCGACGCGATGGACCGAGCGCTTCGACGCGTGGCGCTGCTCGGTCCCGAGGGCTCGCTCTTCGCGGCCGGCGAGCGCACGAGGCTCGCGCGTGACCTGGGGCACGACGACCTCGCGGAGGCCGCGGGCTCGTGGTTCGCCGCCGGAGGTGGGCTCGGGGCCGGCGTCGAGTGGCTCTCGGCTGCGATGGCCGCCGGGGACGGCATGCGCGAGGTGACGGCTCGCGAGGCTCTCGCCGAGGCCCTCCAAGACGAAGCACGCGAGGGTGTCGCCGCGAGCGCGCGCCTCTTCGACCGCGTCCTCGACGCCCAAACGCCGAAAGCGCTCGTCTCGGGTACCTCGCACGCCGTGCGGCTCGCGAACCTCGAGCTCTCCCCACCCGGCTCCGACCCACGGCGGCGCGCGGCCGCGCTCGATCGCCTCGGGAACGCCCTCGGCGAGGACACCGACGCCGACGTCGCCGCGCTCTCCGCGTGGTCCACGTACTACGCGGGAGACAAGCGCGCCGCGTTCGACCTCTTCCGGTCGGCCACCGCCGCTCGCGCGGGAGATCTGGGATCGTGGGAGGGTGTGCGGACCTGTGCGCACGAGCTGAACGACCTGACGACCTTCGCCGTCGCGAGCGAGCAGCTCGGCTCGCGTATGGCCAACGCGGCGCGCGCGGCCGTGCACTGGGAGCAGGCGGGGCTCTCGTGGCTCGAGCTCGGACAGGAGCAACGCGCCGAGGCGGCGCTCGACCAGGCCGTCTACCGCGATCCCGGTCGCCTCGTGGCCTTCGACAAGCTCTTCCGCCGCGTGCGCGACCGCAAGGATTCGGACAAAGTCCTCGACCTCGTCGAACGCAGGCTCGGCCACACCGACGACAGCGAGGAGGTCGCCCGGCTCTACTGGGAGCAGTCCCGCGCGCTCCGCGAAAAGGGCGACCTCGACGGCGCTCTCTACGCGCTCGAGAACGTCCAGACCATCGACCCGGATCACGTCGGCGCGCTCGCTCTGATGGGTGAAATCTACATCCGTCGGGGGCGCTACGAAGAGGCGGCCTCGTACCTCTCCCGCTTGGCGCACGTCGACGGCGCGCCGGCGAAGAACCGCATCACGGCCGGTGTCGCCGCGGTCGACCTCTACGAGAACAAGCTCTCGCGGCAAGACCTCGCGCTCGGAGTCCTGCTCACGCTCCACCGGGCGAAGATCTCGACCTTGCCCGTGCGCGAGCGGCTCGCCCGCGCGGCGGCTCGGACGGGCTCGTGGGAGCCCGCGAGCTCGATCCTCGAAGAGCTCATGGTGGAGCGCGACACGCGCGAAGGGAGGATCGAGGCGGCTCGCCTCGCCATGGTGATCTACCGGGATCGGCTGAAGGCCCCCTCGCGCGGCGTGAAGGCCGTCACGAAGCTCCTGGACGAGGCACCGACCGACGGCGAAGGGATCGATTTTCTCGTCGAGCACGACATCGAACGAGAGTCTCGGCGCCACCTGCTCGACAGGGCGCGGACCTCGCTGCTCGAGGCCTTGCGCCGTGAACCGGGGACGCCCGCCCACGCCAAGCGCCTCGCCCGAGTCACTCGCTCGCTCGGAGAGCCCGTGCTCGAGCACGCCGCGCTCTCGGTCGCGCTCGCGACGAACGGCCCCGACGGGTCCCTCGAGCAGATGCTCGCGCAGCTCTCGGCGAACAAACCGCGGGCTCCCCAGCTCGCCATGACCGACGCGCTCCTGAAGCGAGTGCTCGCTCCCGGCGACGACGGGCCCTTGGCCCAGCTCTTCGGCCTCCTTGGTCCGACCATCGCCGAGGCCCTCGGCCCGACGCTCGCGGCCCTCGGGGTCACGAAGAAGGAGCGCGTCGACCCGCGGAGCGGGCTCGCCCTTCGAAACGAGATCGCGGCGTGGGCGGGCGCCTTCGGGATCGCCGATTTCGAGCTCTACGTCGGCGGCAAGGACCCGACGGCCGTCCAAGGTGTCCCCGGGGAGGTGCCGGCCTTGGTGGTGGGGACGGGCGTGATGGCGCCGCTCTCGCCGCAGATCCGCTCTCGTGTGGCGCGCGAGCTCCTCTCCATCGTGCGCGGCACCGTCGTCACGCGGTGGCGCGACGACACCACGATCGCCGCGATCGCCGTGGCGGCCTGCAACATCGTAGAAGTTCGAATGACTTCGCCACCTTACGCGATCCTAGCCGAGGTCGAGCGGGCCCTCTCGAAGGCCATCGCGCGCAAGACCAAGAAGGCGATCGAGCCGGTGTGCCAGGCGCTCGCGCAGCAACCCCGCGACGCGAAGACGTGGGTGCCCCGGGCGATCGCCTCGCAGCACCGTGTGTCGGCGATCGCCTCGGGCGATGCGAGCGTCGTGCTCGCGGACGCGTTCGGCCTCTCGCTCCAAGACCTCCCCCGGGTCGCGCGCGAGGACCTCCGGTGCGCCGATCTGCTTCGGTTCGTCCTCTCTCCCGACTACTTCGACATTCGTCGCCTCCTCGGCCTCGAGGCCTCCGCATGA